From a single Marinobacter sp. ANT_B65 genomic region:
- a CDS encoding VOC family protein, translated as MQYLHTMIRVSNLEQTLNFFCDLLGMVEIDRKSNEKGRFTLVFLAASGDESRAREDKAPMLELTCNWDPEEYSGGRNFGHLAYRVDDIYVLCEKLQANGVTINRPPRDGYMAFVRSPDGISIELLQKGEALAPKEPWVSMENTGIW; from the coding sequence ATGCAATACCTACATACGATGATCCGTGTAAGCAACCTTGAGCAAACCCTGAATTTTTTCTGCGATCTGCTGGGTATGGTCGAAATCGATCGTAAAAGTAACGAGAAGGGTCGTTTTACACTTGTATTCCTTGCCGCAAGCGGAGATGAGTCCAGGGCTCGTGAAGACAAGGCCCCTATGCTGGAGTTGACCTGTAACTGGGATCCGGAAGAATACTCCGGAGGTCGTAACTTTGGCCATCTGGCTTATAGAGTGGATGATATCTATGTACTTTGTGAGAAGTTGCAGGCAAATGGTGTAACCATCAACCGCCCGCCCCGGGATGGTTACATGGCGTTTGTCCGGTCGCCTGATGGCATATCGATCGAGTTGCTGCAAAAAGGCGAAGCGCTCGCACCCAAAGAACCCTGGGTTAGTATGGAAAATACGGGTATCTGGTAA
- a CDS encoding SlyX family protein gives MSDKDLQARLDELETRLAFQDDVINTLSEQLAKQEMDIRELWNAKRLLHNQLKDVSSSNIKREEEEAPPPHY, from the coding sequence ATGAGCGATAAGGATCTGCAAGCCAGACTGGATGAGCTTGAAACCCGGCTTGCCTTTCAGGACGACGTTATCAACACCCTGAGCGAACAGTTAGCGAAACAGGAGATGGATATCCGTGAGCTCTGGAACGCCAAGCGGCTATTGCACAACCAACTGAAGGATGTTTCATCGTCCAACATAAAGCGGGAAGAAGAGGAAGCTCCTCCGCCCCACTATTGA
- a CDS encoding DUF1853 family protein, with amino-acid sequence MTVNLNSQLINSYQTPAIRHLAWLCQAPQLMHSPITFEPAQYLPPDYPDTLAAWDKDTETAPPLLGEPPQRRLGFYFERLYQVLLEDLLGWPILLKNQQIQSNGRTIGELDFVVLNKKNDCIEHHEIAIKFYLGVSGQNGSTLWYGPNARDRLDRKTTSLLEQQSRRTQLPETLALLSEFDITGPLTPRVFMPGYLFYPDDQQVETPDYVPENHLRGRWMYAHDARKLNTSHWVVLNKPHWIGNWCQSVQPDKEHVLEALTRVESKSVPQLFAIMQEDHQTGSWAETDRLFVVPEAWPGISQPRY; translated from the coding sequence ATGACTGTAAACCTCAACTCACAGCTGATCAATTCCTACCAGACACCTGCAATACGCCACCTTGCATGGTTGTGTCAGGCTCCGCAACTGATGCATTCACCAATCACATTTGAACCTGCACAGTATCTGCCGCCAGACTATCCCGACACCCTTGCCGCCTGGGACAAGGACACAGAAACTGCACCACCACTGCTTGGCGAACCACCACAACGCAGGCTGGGCTTCTATTTCGAGCGACTGTATCAGGTATTACTCGAAGACCTGCTGGGCTGGCCCATTCTGCTGAAAAACCAGCAGATCCAGTCAAACGGACGCACCATTGGCGAACTGGATTTTGTGGTGCTCAACAAGAAAAATGATTGCATTGAACACCACGAGATTGCTATCAAATTCTATCTGGGCGTTTCCGGGCAAAATGGCTCAACACTCTGGTATGGCCCCAATGCCCGTGACCGGCTGGACAGGAAAACAACCAGTCTGCTGGAACAGCAAAGCCGCCGCACACAACTCCCGGAAACCCTGGCATTACTCTCTGAATTTGATATCACCGGCCCGCTGACACCGCGGGTTTTCATGCCGGGATATCTTTTCTATCCTGATGATCAGCAGGTTGAAACCCCGGACTATGTTCCGGAAAACCACCTGCGCGGCCGCTGGATGTACGCCCACGACGCAAGAAAACTGAACACATCACACTGGGTTGTACTCAACAAACCACACTGGATTGGCAACTGGTGTCAGAGCGTACAGCCTGATAAAGAACATGTGCTGGAAGCGCTGACGCGTGTAGAGAGCAAATCAGTTCCGCAACTGTTCGCAATCATGCAGGAAGACCATCAGACGGGTAGCTGGGCCGAGACAGACCGTCTGTTTGTTGTACCTGAAGCCTGGCCCGGAATCTCACAGCCGCGATATTGA
- the map gene encoding type I methionyl aminopeptidase, which yields MQVSIKTPEEIEKMRVAGRLAADVLEMIGEHVKPGVSTEELNQICHNYIVNERDAIPAPLNYKGFPKSVCISVNHVICHGIPSEKKILKDGDIVNIDVTVIKNEYHGDTSKMWIVGKPKPGTERLIRITQECMYKGIELVKPGARLGDIGHVIQQHAEKHHYSVVRDYCGHGIGKVFHEEPQVMHYGKPGTGLELKEGMIFTIEPMINQGKYHTKLLPDQWTVVTKDHKLSAQWEHTILVTADGHEVLTRRSEESF from the coding sequence ATGCAAGTATCGATCAAGACTCCGGAAGAAATTGAAAAGATGCGCGTAGCCGGTCGCCTGGCGGCTGACGTTCTAGAAATGATCGGTGAGCATGTCAAGCCCGGCGTCTCAACCGAAGAACTAAACCAGATCTGCCATAACTACATCGTTAACGAGCGTGATGCGATCCCGGCCCCTCTGAACTACAAAGGCTTTCCGAAATCCGTGTGCATTTCTGTCAACCACGTGATTTGCCATGGAATACCTTCAGAGAAGAAAATTCTGAAAGACGGGGACATCGTGAATATCGATGTGACCGTTATAAAGAATGAGTACCACGGTGACACCAGCAAAATGTGGATTGTAGGCAAGCCCAAGCCGGGGACAGAGCGCCTGATCCGGATCACTCAGGAATGCATGTATAAAGGTATTGAACTGGTAAAGCCCGGCGCGCGCCTGGGCGATATCGGCCATGTAATCCAGCAACACGCTGAAAAGCACCACTATTCCGTTGTCAGGGATTATTGCGGCCACGGCATCGGCAAGGTATTCCATGAGGAGCCTCAGGTCATGCACTACGGCAAGCCTGGAACCGGGCTGGAGCTTAAAGAAGGCATGATCTTCACCATCGAGCCAATGATCAACCAAGGCAAATACCACACCAAGTTACTACCGGACCAGTGGACCGTGGTCACCAAAGATCACAAGCTTTCCGCCCAGTGGGAGCACACCATCCTTGTGACCGCCGATGGCCACGAAGTGTTGACCAGACGATCGGAGGAATCCTTCTAA
- the dapC gene encoding succinyldiaminopimelate transaminase, with protein MNPNLDKLHPYPFEKLAKLKAGISVPDNLRPISLGIGEPKHPSPEFVKQVIADNLDRLANYPTTKGMEELRETIGEWATRRFRLQPGALSPEHNIVPVNGTREAIFSLVQAVVDANKQATVVSPNPFYQVYEGAALLAGATPVYLPCDASNGFIPDFDAVPESVWQDCQVLFLCSPGNPSGAVMPREVLTKVIELADRHDFIVASDECYSELYPDENNPPEGLLQTCAAIGRHDFARCVVFHSLSKRSNLPGLRSGFVAGDAAILKGYLSYRTYHGCAMPVHNQLASIAAWQDEAHVRENRTAYRAKFEAVVPILREVMDVDFPDAGFYLWPATPMDDETFARELSAQQNVHVLPGRYLSRTVDGHNPGENRVRMALVAPLEECVEAAKRIVEFVKAN; from the coding sequence ATGAATCCGAATCTGGACAAGCTTCACCCCTACCCTTTTGAAAAGCTGGCAAAACTCAAGGCCGGCATATCTGTGCCAGACAATCTGCGTCCAATTTCCCTGGGGATTGGCGAACCCAAGCACCCCTCTCCTGAGTTCGTGAAACAGGTGATTGCCGATAACCTCGACAGACTCGCCAACTATCCTACAACCAAAGGAATGGAAGAACTCAGGGAGACAATTGGTGAGTGGGCTACACGTCGGTTCCGGCTGCAGCCCGGGGCCCTGAGCCCGGAACACAACATCGTTCCGGTGAACGGCACCCGCGAAGCAATATTTTCGCTGGTACAGGCAGTGGTTGATGCAAACAAGCAGGCGACGGTTGTAAGCCCGAACCCCTTTTATCAGGTTTATGAAGGTGCAGCGCTTCTCGCAGGCGCTACTCCAGTCTACCTGCCCTGCGATGCCTCAAATGGCTTTATTCCGGATTTTGACGCAGTGCCAGAATCCGTATGGCAGGACTGCCAGGTACTCTTCCTGTGCTCACCCGGGAACCCCAGCGGTGCCGTCATGCCCCGGGAAGTTCTGACAAAGGTCATTGAACTGGCAGACAGGCATGACTTTATTGTTGCCTCAGATGAGTGTTATTCCGAACTCTACCCAGATGAAAACAATCCTCCCGAGGGTCTGTTGCAAACCTGTGCAGCCATAGGCCGACACGACTTCGCACGTTGTGTCGTTTTTCACAGCCTGTCAAAACGCAGTAACCTGCCGGGCCTGAGATCAGGCTTTGTCGCAGGCGATGCAGCTATACTGAAAGGCTACCTGAGCTACCGCACGTATCATGGTTGCGCCATGCCCGTTCACAACCAGCTGGCAAGCATCGCAGCCTGGCAGGACGAAGCCCATGTCCGCGAAAACCGGACTGCTTACCGTGCCAAGTTTGAAGCCGTGGTACCCATTCTCCGGGAAGTCATGGATGTGGACTTTCCTGATGCAGGCTTCTACCTCTGGCCGGCCACTCCGATGGATGATGAGACATTTGCGCGGGAACTGTCGGCACAGCAAAACGTACATGTGTTGCCAGGCCGCTATCTGTCCCGAACTGTCGATGGCCACAATCCCGGGGAAAACCGGGTACGCATGGCACTGGTTGCACCGCTGGAAGAATGCGTTGAAGCTGCAAAACGCATAGTTGAATTTGTAAAGGCAAACTGA
- a CDS encoding ArsC family reductase → MKLYGIRNCDTVKKARKWLDEQNIAYEFHDFKKEGLDEARLIQWEEAVGWEILLNRRGTTWRKLSEEVRDTISAQSAHDIMLENTSIIKRPVVEHEGSVYVGFNANDWATLIN, encoded by the coding sequence ATGAAGCTCTATGGCATCCGGAATTGCGATACCGTCAAAAAGGCCCGTAAATGGCTTGATGAGCAAAACATCGCCTATGAGTTCCACGACTTTAAAAAAGAGGGGCTGGACGAAGCCCGCCTGATCCAATGGGAAGAAGCCGTGGGATGGGAAATTTTGCTGAACCGCCGCGGCACGACATGGCGCAAACTCAGCGAAGAGGTTCGTGATACCATTAGCGCCCAATCTGCCCATGACATCATGCTTGAAAACACCTCCATCATTAAACGGCCCGTGGTCGAGCATGAAGGGTCTGTTTATGTCGGCTTTAACGCCAACGACTGGGCAACACTGATTAACTAA
- a CDS encoding cold-shock protein yields MRNPAKAILVALLIAIPAPLVLALLLSFTPEPLRLIAVGEFVEALGSTRGIAAYIITFIVFGIAGFLAAAVSARQQPVRSTSQHGNSAPRNQNSDQSYADDDGDYDDNSPEGDEEGTVKWFNVKKGFGFIVRESGDEVFVHFRAIRGSGRRVLRQGQLVRFSVVDADKGLQADNVSILSE; encoded by the coding sequence ATGCGTAATCCAGCCAAAGCGATCCTTGTTGCTCTCCTGATCGCTATTCCAGCACCGTTGGTACTTGCCCTGCTGCTCTCATTTACCCCTGAACCTCTTCGCCTGATTGCCGTTGGCGAGTTTGTAGAGGCCCTGGGCAGCACCCGTGGCATTGCCGCTTACATCATCACCTTTATTGTTTTCGGTATTGCGGGTTTTCTGGCCGCTGCAGTTTCAGCCAGACAGCAACCTGTCCGCAGCACGTCTCAGCACGGAAATTCGGCGCCGAGGAATCAGAATTCCGACCAGAGCTACGCCGATGATGATGGAGACTACGATGACAACAGCCCTGAAGGCGACGAAGAAGGCACTGTGAAGTGGTTTAACGTTAAAAAAGGTTTTGGCTTTATCGTTCGTGAAAGCGGAGACGAAGTCTTTGTCCACTTCCGTGCTATTCGCGGCAGTGGTCGCAGGGTACTACGCCAGGGCCAACTGGTTCGTTTCAGCGTAGTTGATGCGGACAAAGGCCTGCAGGCAGACAACGTTTCCATTCTGAGCGAATGA
- the dapE gene encoding succinyl-diaminopimelate desuccinylase, whose product MQTTDSKTLELAIDLISRPSVTPDDAGCQELMMSRLAPLGFIGEHMRFGDTDNLWARKGSEGPVLAFAGHTDVVPTGPEKNWAHPPFDPVITDGYLYGRGAADMKGSLAAFITACERFVSAHPDHHGSIALLITSDEEGPAHNGTVKVIEALEDRSEKMDWCLIGEPSSTREVGDVIKNGRRGSLHGYLTVKGTQGHVAYPHLAENAVHSVAPALHTLANEFWDNGNDYFPPTTFQITKVEAGTGSNIIPGECLVHFNFRYCTENTAESLEERVVAILDRHNLKYDLQWHLSGRPFLTDKGALVAASQNAIRNVTGRETELSTSGGTSDGRFIAPTGAQVVELGPINATIHKIDECVKADDLDTLSLIYEQILVELLA is encoded by the coding sequence ATGCAAACAACTGATTCTAAAACACTCGAACTGGCCATCGACCTGATCAGCCGGCCGTCAGTAACACCTGACGACGCCGGTTGTCAGGAATTGATGATGTCCCGCCTGGCTCCTCTGGGTTTTATTGGCGAGCACATGCGTTTTGGCGACACAGATAACCTCTGGGCCCGCAAAGGTTCAGAGGGACCCGTGCTGGCTTTTGCAGGTCACACTGATGTTGTCCCCACAGGGCCTGAAAAAAACTGGGCACACCCTCCGTTTGACCCTGTCATCACGGACGGCTACCTGTACGGTCGTGGCGCCGCCGATATGAAGGGCAGCCTTGCGGCATTCATCACTGCGTGTGAGCGTTTTGTAAGCGCTCACCCGGATCACCATGGCTCTATTGCCCTGCTGATTACAAGCGATGAAGAAGGCCCGGCCCACAACGGTACCGTTAAGGTGATTGAAGCCCTGGAAGACCGGTCGGAGAAAATGGACTGGTGCCTGATAGGCGAACCCTCCAGCACCCGGGAAGTCGGAGATGTCATCAAAAATGGCCGCCGCGGCTCATTGCATGGTTATCTGACGGTGAAAGGGACTCAGGGCCACGTAGCCTACCCTCACCTTGCGGAAAATGCGGTTCATAGTGTTGCACCGGCTCTGCACACCCTGGCCAACGAGTTCTGGGACAACGGCAACGACTATTTTCCACCTACAACATTTCAGATCACGAAAGTGGAAGCCGGCACGGGTAGCAATATCATTCCCGGAGAATGTCTGGTGCATTTCAACTTTCGTTACTGCACTGAAAATACGGCGGAAAGCCTTGAAGAGAGGGTTGTGGCCATCCTTGACCGGCACAATCTCAAATATGACCTGCAGTGGCATCTCAGCGGCCGCCCGTTCCTTACCGACAAGGGTGCTTTAGTCGCTGCCAGCCAGAATGCTATCCGTAATGTGACAGGGCGGGAAACGGAACTGTCCACCTCAGGAGGCACGTCTGATGGTCGCTTCATTGCACCTACAGGGGCTCAGGTCGTAGAACTTGGCCCGATCAATGCCACCATTCACAAGATAGATGAGTGCGTGAAGGCTGATGATCTGGATACCCTGTCCCTGATCTACGAGCAGATACTTGTAGAACTGCTGGCCTGA
- the dapD gene encoding 2,3,4,5-tetrahydropyridine-2,6-dicarboxylate N-succinyltransferase, translated as MSFAFGIGIGTQNNQGEWLEVFYQQPIMKPERELIDVVETALDYKGGNHAIQVTAEQLTQFANALRQTGATGQASLAEKAASSKRPVVVTVLETDDAASSTPEVYLKLHLISHRLARPHGVKLDGIFGLLPNLAWTNEGAVDLNELPERQLKARLEGRTLEVKSVDKFPQMTDYVVPKGVRIADTARVRLGAYVGEGTTVMHEGFINFNAGTEGTSMIEGRISAGVIVGKGSDLGGGCSTMGTLSGGGNMVISVGENCLIGANAGVGIPLGDRCKVEAGLYVTSGTKVALLDDSNQLVEVIKARDLANKPDLLFRRNSQTGAVECKTNQSAIELNEELHANN; from the coding sequence ATGAGCTTTGCATTCGGTATCGGTATCGGCACCCAAAACAATCAGGGCGAGTGGCTAGAGGTTTTTTACCAGCAGCCGATCATGAAACCCGAAAGAGAGCTGATCGACGTGGTAGAGACTGCCCTAGACTACAAAGGCGGCAATCACGCTATTCAGGTAACCGCAGAGCAACTGACTCAGTTTGCCAATGCGTTGCGTCAGACTGGCGCAACTGGCCAGGCATCTCTCGCGGAAAAAGCAGCCAGCAGCAAGCGCCCGGTTGTCGTGACCGTTCTTGAAACAGACGACGCCGCCTCCAGCACTCCGGAGGTCTACCTCAAACTGCACCTGATCTCCCACCGCCTGGCCAGACCTCATGGCGTCAAACTTGACGGCATCTTCGGCCTGTTGCCAAACCTGGCCTGGACCAACGAGGGCGCAGTTGACCTGAATGAACTACCTGAACGCCAGCTGAAAGCGCGCCTGGAAGGGCGCACACTGGAAGTCAAATCTGTAGACAAATTCCCGCAGATGACAGATTACGTGGTGCCCAAAGGCGTCCGTATTGCAGACACGGCTCGCGTGCGCCTCGGCGCCTATGTGGGTGAAGGCACAACGGTAATGCACGAAGGCTTCATTAACTTCAACGCCGGTACTGAAGGTACCAGCATGATTGAAGGCCGTATTTCCGCTGGCGTTATAGTCGGCAAAGGATCCGACCTTGGTGGCGGCTGTTCCACCATGGGCACCCTGTCCGGTGGCGGCAACATGGTTATTTCTGTTGGTGAAAACTGCCTGATCGGCGCCAATGCCGGCGTTGGCATTCCCCTGGGTGACCGCTGCAAGGTTGAGGCTGGCCTCTATGTTACTTCCGGTACAAAAGTGGCTTTGCTGGATGACAGCAACCAACTGGTCGAAGTGATCAAAGCCCGGGATCTGGCCAACAAGCCCGACCTGCTATTCCGCCGCAACAGCCAGACTGGTGCAGTTGAATGTAAAACCAACCAATCTGCCATTGAGCTGAACGAAGAGCTGCATGCAAACAACTGA
- a CDS encoding [protein-PII] uridylyltransferase, which translates to MDRQELEARISNDTSPVMVARELLKERYDADAEAFRQGADVRALVHSRADTVDTVLKLIWNRYPFSSSPDIALIAVGGYGRGELHPHSDIDLLILTRNGIEPGWEEDVGAFITLLWDLKLDIGHSVRSIEESKDAARDDITTLTNLLETRTIAGPDELREELSEQAYSDNIITDRDYFIAKREEQFQRHKKYSDTEYNLEPNVKSSPGALRDIQTIGWITKRHFGLQSIADLTHFSILTDEEHQVLVQGETLLWRLRYGLQLIADRNENRLLFDHQRALAQMLGYKDEGKRLDVELMMQSYYRTVLALAELTDVILQFYDEAILGTGTEDNIQPINKRFQIRNSYIEAVNNQVFAYSPYAIMEIFVLMAQHPEIKGIRATTIRSLRAHRHLIDDAFRSDLAVTSLFMELLRTPHALDETLSAMKKYNVLGRYLPEFGQIIGQMQHDLFHIYTVDAHTMRVVRNMVRLNRPDARENYPLAARLIHGLPKREILYIAGLYHDVAKGRGGDHSELGAEDAASFCKRHHLSERDTQLASWLVENHLLMSMTAQRKDISDPDIIQSFARALPSQAHLDYLYILTVCDISATNPKLWNTWRASLLRQLYLEAKRALRRGAEIPVDRQAWVRATQSEAREILHAQSITDKQIDAIWDTVDEDYFLQDSTVDIAWQTAAIINHGNTPGPLVLIRDTLGGPSEGFSQIIIYMNDRATLFAATTAVLEQLNLNIVDARISSNDGPYTISSYVVLDEKGQPLGVDPARKERVRERLIEELDDPEDYPDIIHRRTPRQLRHFAFPTEVVFSNDTINERTVIEVVTPDRPGLLARVGQVLLDHRIRLSNAKIATLGERVEDVFFVTDEHGRPISDPSVCSALQQDLCKMLDDTQ; encoded by the coding sequence GTGGACCGTCAGGAGCTGGAGGCCAGAATCAGCAACGACACTTCCCCTGTCATGGTGGCCCGGGAGCTTCTGAAAGAACGCTATGATGCAGATGCAGAAGCCTTCCGGCAGGGCGCCGACGTAAGGGCTCTGGTTCACTCCAGAGCCGATACCGTCGACACGGTACTGAAGCTGATCTGGAACCGCTACCCTTTCTCCAGCTCACCCGATATAGCGCTGATCGCTGTTGGGGGGTACGGTCGTGGTGAACTCCACCCACATTCGGATATCGACCTGCTGATTCTGACCCGGAATGGCATTGAACCCGGCTGGGAAGAAGATGTTGGCGCCTTCATCACCCTGCTGTGGGATCTGAAGCTCGATATCGGCCACAGCGTACGCAGCATTGAAGAAAGTAAAGATGCTGCACGGGATGATATAACCACCCTGACCAACCTTCTTGAAACCCGCACAATTGCCGGCCCGGATGAACTGCGCGAAGAACTCAGCGAACAAGCCTACTCCGACAACATCATTACTGACCGCGACTACTTTATTGCCAAGCGCGAAGAGCAGTTCCAGCGTCATAAAAAATACAGCGATACAGAGTACAATCTTGAGCCTAACGTAAAAAGCTCACCCGGTGCTCTGCGGGATATACAAACCATTGGCTGGATTACCAAACGACACTTTGGCCTGCAGAGCATTGCCGATCTGACCCACTTCAGCATTCTCACTGACGAGGAGCATCAGGTACTGGTGCAGGGTGAAACCCTCCTGTGGCGATTGCGCTACGGGCTTCAGCTGATTGCAGACCGCAACGAGAACCGGCTGCTGTTCGACCATCAGCGTGCCCTGGCGCAGATGCTGGGATACAAAGATGAAGGCAAGCGGCTGGATGTCGAACTGATGATGCAGTCCTATTATCGGACCGTGCTGGCGCTGGCAGAGCTCACCGACGTCATTCTTCAGTTTTACGATGAAGCAATACTCGGCACCGGTACCGAAGATAATATTCAACCCATCAACAAACGCTTCCAGATTCGTAACAGCTATATAGAGGCAGTAAACAACCAGGTATTTGCTTACTCCCCCTATGCAATCATGGAAATCTTTGTGCTGATGGCCCAGCACCCGGAAATCAAAGGCATCAGGGCCACGACCATCCGGTCCTTGCGGGCACACAGACACCTGATTGATGATGCCTTCCGCTCCGATCTGGCAGTAACGTCCCTGTTCATGGAACTGCTTCGGACACCCCATGCGCTGGATGAAACACTCTCCGCCATGAAAAAATACAACGTGCTGGGCCGCTATCTGCCAGAGTTCGGCCAGATTATCGGCCAGATGCAGCACGACCTATTCCACATCTATACCGTTGACGCTCATACCATGCGGGTCGTCCGAAACATGGTTCGCCTGAACCGCCCGGACGCGCGCGAGAACTACCCATTGGCAGCGCGGCTGATTCACGGGCTTCCAAAGCGGGAAATTCTTTATATTGCCGGCTTGTATCACGACGTTGCCAAAGGCCGGGGGGGAGACCATTCAGAGCTTGGTGCGGAAGACGCAGCATCCTTCTGCAAACGTCACCACCTTAGTGAGCGTGATACCCAACTGGCATCCTGGCTGGTGGAAAATCATCTGCTAATGTCCATGACAGCCCAACGCAAAGACATTTCCGACCCGGATATTATCCAGTCGTTTGCCCGGGCGCTTCCCAGTCAGGCGCACCTGGATTACCTGTACATCCTCACTGTGTGTGATATCAGCGCCACCAACCCCAAACTCTGGAATACCTGGCGGGCATCTCTGTTGCGCCAGCTGTACCTGGAAGCAAAGCGTGCCCTGCGTCGCGGAGCAGAGATCCCTGTTGACCGGCAGGCATGGGTTCGGGCAACACAGTCTGAGGCCCGCGAAATCCTCCATGCCCAAAGCATTACCGACAAACAGATTGATGCCATCTGGGACACGGTTGATGAAGATTATTTTCTTCAGGATTCCACTGTTGATATAGCCTGGCAAACCGCAGCCATCATCAATCATGGAAACACCCCCGGGCCACTGGTTCTTATCCGGGACACTCTCGGAGGGCCATCTGAAGGCTTTTCACAGATCATTATCTACATGAACGACCGGGCAACTCTTTTTGCCGCAACAACAGCAGTTCTGGAACAACTCAACCTGAACATTGTTGACGCCCGCATCAGTTCAAACGATGGCCCCTACACAATCAGCTCTTATGTGGTACTGGACGAAAAAGGCCAGCCACTGGGGGTAGATCCGGCCCGCAAGGAGCGAGTTCGCGAGCGCTTGATTGAGGAACTCGATGATCCGGAAGACTACCCGGACATTATTCACCGACGTACACCTCGGCAGCTAAGACACTTCGCGTTCCCGACCGAAGTGGTTTTTTCCAACGACACCATCAACGAGCGCACGGTAATCGAAGTGGTCACACCTGATCGCCCCGGCCTTCTGGCAAGGGTTGGGCAGGTTCTTCTGGATCATCGTATACGCCTGAGCAATGCAAAAATTGCGACACTGGGCGAACGGGTCGAAGACGTATTTTTTGTTACCGACGAACACGGCAGGCCTATCAGCGATCCTTCCGTGTGCAGCGCCCTGCAGCAGGACCTATGCAAAATGCTGGACGACACCCAATGA